Genomic segment of Coffea arabica cultivar ET-39 chromosome 1e, Coffea Arabica ET-39 HiFi, whole genome shotgun sequence:
CTTGAGCTCCTAAATCTCAAATAACAAAACCCTCTTTTGTGTAAAGTTGTCGAAATTACccggaacaaaaaaaaaagattttgcaGCTCAATATGACTCCAATTGCCCAAACTGCAATCAAATGTATAATAACCAATGAACACATGTATCCTCAAAATCGAAGTACACCCAAATGACAAACCCATAAAATTCAAtccaaaaaaaatccaaaagacGACAACAAACTAACATAAAATTCAatccaaaaaaatccaaaagacGACAACAAAGTAAGTAATCGACTAGGCTTTATCTCATACAAACCAAGCATGCAAtcaaaatccaaaagaaaaagaaaataagaaaaaaaaccaacaaaattgACCAGGAAAGGACAATTGATGTGAACACATCATCAACTGTTCCAATTAAAGAACAAAAACGTTAACCGCAATATCAGATTCACCGATATGATAGCTTTAATCTAAAGACAAGAAAAAGCATCAATCTTGAGACTGATCATCAAGAAAATCAAAATCCTAACCCTGAAAATAAATAGTTAATTGGAAATGAAATTCCAATCAATCAAAGGAAATCAGACTCAGCAGAGACCCAATCAAGAGACACAGTAATAGCACGAATATCTGTGATGAATATTGAATTGGGAACCCTACAGTTGACTCAGTGTCCGAGATAGGGGAAAAACTCACCTGAGCTGAGCTAGTACAAGTGCTGAGTGAAGACTAGGGTTCTTGGAATgtgaaagagagaaaaagcGTTAAGAGGATAATAACTTCGAGGCGAAGATAAATGTGTGGAAAAGTGGAGATGGAAAATGAGGGATTTTATAGGACATGGAAAAAGGGGTGTGGAAATTTTGGGAAAAaggagaagggaaaaaaaggcTGGTAGGATGAATCTTTATGGAGAGAAAAATGCCAAATGCCACGTGACAATTGGCCCGCATAGGTTAATCCTAATACCCTAATGATCAAGGTCATATTTTTGTATTACTATGAAATTTCGATTGATATTCAAACTTTTCCAATCGAACTCAAATCAATTTTTATCAAGTCAAATTTGAGTAGAATTCGAATAGTTTGAATTTAAGAGCTGAACTCAAAAATTTTTGTTGAATATAAAATCATGTTCAAGTTTAGTTTAATTATTTGCAGACTAAACTAAAATCAACTTTTATGAAGTTGGATTGATGATTTCGTGCATTAAGTAATTTAGTTAGTCGTTCACATCAAATTACCTGGTAGAATTATGAATCACGGGTCACTTAAGTTGAGTTCTAAACGCTTCAATCTGACTGTTATAattgtttataatttttcaTGTAACATCACGTAACTTTAATGTAATCGTAATTTTTACACCAATTTTATTGTAGGATCGACAAATTTAGTTTACACtgaacttttattaatttacAACAAATATTGCACTGACAATTGTATGATTGCACAAAGTTGAGCAACACTTCAATTTGACAGACCGGACCCTTCATCAATTACACCCACACCGCATTGGATTCAAATTTGTTTTCAGTTTTCACTCCTAAACAATTTCACTTTTTACTCCTAAACTTCCATAAAGCGTGGCAACATAATGGGATGACAGCAATTTGTCTTCTATAATGGTTTGGTCAACGCTAAAGTCAAGGTGGCAATCTTGCAATCTGACTCCAAGAATATTATTCATCATATATCAATCCATGGTTTTCTATCTTGTCTGATCAATCCTCtgctaaaaacagtttttggatTTCCTCTTGAAGCTTGAACTGCCTTCATTTTACAAGTAATTTTACATGCTTTAAAACCACAAAAGAAAAGCTTTAGTCTACTAAGTTAACTGCAtcaataaatatacatatatataacaAGAAAGAAATTGATTAACTGAATGGAAGAATACGTATACACTCTGAAAAGGGTACACAACTGCATTCGATTTATCAAATGTAAACACACAATATTACGTAGTTTCCCATCTGTGCTGAAGAATCATTGAGGGGTTGAAACAAGTTTAGTAAAACAATGCACATTGAAGCCAAGAAGAAAGTTCTGAGTCCATATTTTGCTTAGCGTCTTCGAAGAGCCACAGCAGAAAGCACGACCAGGAATACGAAGGTGACTGCTGCAATGAATGAGGCCACCACAGCCCCGCTTACGCGCTGACAAAAATCAGTGTACTGCTGACAAATTGCAAGCCAATTTGCGTTTTGATTGCCGTTGTGAGCCAAATAGACAATGGCAGCCGCGGAAGCTGCTGCAGCAGTGGTAAAAGCCAACAGCATCTGCAGAAGCATTGGAATAATACAGGCAGGATCTGTCAGCTGTTGAACCAAAGAGTTGAAGATAAGTGAGTTCAAAAGGCTTTTCGGATATTACTGTGTCAAAGATGAGAAGTGCTAATCTTGCTCCGGCTGCATGAGGTCGAACGATGCAGACGATTGAGAAAGGCAAGGAGAGAACAAGGTAGCCACTAGCAATTGCATTCGCCACCACGAAGTATCTGCATAATCATTTTGTGTTTAAAAGTTTTGGCATATTTTTTATCATGACATAATGTATAATTTGATGTTGTTAAGTGGGATATCAGtaaattcaagaaattcataGTCACTGAAGAACAATAGAAGCAATGAATGATGCAGTACGAGAAAGCTGGAAGGTCATCATAGCTTGCTTGAAACTGGAAGAATTGTGTGAAAAAAGGGAGTGTCTGATCAGTAGTTCCCATAGTAATGGTGGCAGTTAAGGTAGCAATGAGGGCACAAAGCCTCAAAATGAAGTCGAAAATCGCGACCCCTCTCTTCCATCCTCCTTTCCTGTAAGGTGTAGCTTTTGTTGTAGCCGTAATTGCGGCAGGAGCAGCAGTAGATTTACCTTTGGCAGATTTGGAGTCAATAAGGATCGCTGTTTCAGGGTTGCTCTTGGTTGAGTGACTTGGCTCCATTGGAATTGAAGGTAATGAGAAGATGTATTTGACTGAACAACTGTGCCAGGGGAGAAATGAAATTAAGCTTGTTATGATAAAAAGGAGGATTGGTGGTCTAATATATAGTACCACCAGACAAAGGAGAACAGCTAATGGATTAGTTCTGGCATTAACAAACTATGGAGGAATTAACAAACTTGGATTACTTGTATGGGTGGAATAATATACAATGTAGATAGGAGAGTTGTTGCATCACTTGCTCCACAGAGGGAAAACAATTAGatgattaaaatgcaaataCTTGATTGGTTTACTCAGACCATAAAAAAGAGCAAAAGCACCAGGAAAGGGAACCTTTATCTAGTATGATCCTCAGTATAGAACAAGAACTGAAGAActgaatttttcaaagaaattagACTGTTGCAGAAGATCAAAGAAATTATGTATTGTTGTTATTTCACGTAAGATGCAGATCATATGATGAATAGATGCAGATCAAATGTTAGGTCATCTGCCACGCTTTGGGGTTATTATTGAACGCATTGAAAAGCAGAAGCAATTCTATACATCGAATTCTCATGTCAAGAAAAGTGCATATAATAACGTGCTGAGGTACAACACAAACCCTCTTAACTCTTTCAATTTTACAAAAAACCCTGTAAATTTAGATTATACGAATTAGCTTCGCAATCAAATGGATTAGGTTATAACCATTTTGCTGCCTTTGAGGATTAGGTTAGACTAATAGGAGAAGTCACATTTGATGGCTACCATATCTACCGCAAAAATTTCTTGATATAACATTTAGGCAATGTCACTCGACTGAATGGCAAATGGCATCTAGAACTATTGCAGCTGcagattgggaaaaaaaaagtgctCGTGATAATGGAGATCATGCTGAAAATTAACAATAGTACTAAAATAATCCTCTTATTCCCATTATGTTTAAATCACTGATGATTGAATGAATCGCCAAATCCATGAAAGCCAATAGACAGCTTTTTGTTGCTTTCACATTTTTCGTTCCTTTCTTGGTGCTGTAAAAGCATCCTAAATTTTGGCGAAAAGATTTATAGCCAGGTGAACCTTGAGCGAGTTAACACTTTGCTGTCATAACAAAAACATTTTTGGGAGAATGATCTCAAAAGTATAAGCCGAAAAACAGGCAAGTACATCAATTCCTATGTTGCAGCCGAGTCGTCACCGGAACGGATTTTTTCGATCCGATATCGGGACGAGATGATTCCAAAATAATAAATCACCGAAAACTTGACCGAATCACCGAAAACTCGATCGAGATGTCTCTAAAACGGATGAAAACAGCCGAATCGCACCAAATCATCCGGAATCaacttgaatttttattattattgctaatttttttattatttttgtttatcatattttttacatttttaagAGTAAtagatattttaaaaatttacgTCTTGTCGAGATCACGATCAATATGCCGAGACCGATATGAAACAGTCCGGGCCACGGCTTCGACTTTGAAGCATGATTCCTACCCAAAAGAGGCAACAAGAAGGAACTTGAGCTGTTAAGCACATTAACCGAAACTATATATTTAATGGAGCAGATATGCTACAATTTCTAAATTCTCATCATCAAATGCTTCATGGCTTCAGTAAAACCACCATTTCAACCATTTGAAACTAGCTTGGACATTAAAACTTCCGGCGATGCTTTTTAACTCAATTCCCAGCCAGCCTCAGGTGTTCTAGAAATGAAATTACAGCGTTGAAACGTGTGTAAGAATAGCTAAAGCTATTCATCAACAATCATTCTCAATATCAGAAACTAAAAGTTCATAATTGGCCAGCAACTGCAATGCATCCACAGAATAAGTAGTAATGTCTCAAAAAACACATATTGGCATTACAGCAGTACGTTATTACAAATTTGTGCAAATTGCATAATGACTTCCATCGGAAAGTACCTTTGTTCGGGGAATGCGACGGGAAAAATTGGAATTCAAATTAATAAAAACTGGCATCAGAAGGCACAATGAGGAAGAGACTTCCATGCTGAAAACTCATGCCCTTTAAAGAGAGAATAGTAGCTTCTGTTATGACAATAGGGCAAGAGAAGAACTAGCATAACATTCCATTCTACAAGCCGTGTAGCAATCAAACTTATTCTATATATACCAAAACCCCCGAAGGGAAAAGAATAGGCCAACAGTACTTACAAAGATATTCTCTACCTGGCTATAATTTGGAACGAACTGGAGTTACAAAAaacatcagctttgtattggcaGAAGTTACATATAATTGAAACAGATCGTAACAACAGAAGAACTAACATTTCTATGGTCGCAATGCCCATCCACGCTCAGTGAGTGCTTGGTGTACCCGGCTGGCTGCATCAGCAGTGTCATTCAGAGGAGGATAACTCCAGCTTTCTGACATCTGCATGTTGAAAAGTTGACCACAGAACAATTTAAGTAGACAGCAGCACTCAAACATATGATTTTTTACTTTCAGGATAATTTAGAAGCTGATGAGGTACAGGCATAGGCAAATGAAGTTCACTCAATTCAAGGTTTTAAAAAGAGCAGATAAGTGGTAAGATTCGGCAGCACAAAAAGACATTACTTTCATAACACCATTAATTGAATAAATAGATATGAAAATTTTTAGAACCAGAAAACTACTCTTGAGTAAATAGGCACAACCATTAATTAAGTACATGtatgtgaaaattttgaaaactagAAAACTGCTCATTGAGTAAATAAGCTCAACCAATATTCAAACCGTAGGTAACTTAAACCTCACA
This window contains:
- the LOC113705655 gene encoding casparian strip membrane protein 3-like, translating into MEPSHSTKSNPETAILIDSKSAKGKSTAAPAAITATTKATPYRKGGWKRGVAIFDFILRLCALIATLTATITMGTTDQTLPFFTQFFQFQASYDDLPAFSYFVVANAIASGYLVLSLPFSIVCIVRPHAAGARLALLIFDTMLLAFTTAAAASAAAIVYLAHNGNQNANWLAICQQYTDFCQRVSGAVVASFIAAVTFVFLVVLSAVALRRR